The genomic stretch TCTAAAGATATGCGTTGATTTCATTTATCCGTCAAGTTATTTGATTGAATTAAAGTTGATGATAGGGTAAAGATTATTGATTACTTGCGATTTTCGATTGAGATAGCTACAAATTATCAATTTATCTTGAACTCGATCGATTCTCAGTAGTTATATTAGCTACTATAAATTTTTGATTAAGTAAAGTATTATACATCATAAGATTAATTTTTGCTATTTTTTTTACTAATTTTTCATTTTTTCTAAAAATTCAATGTTAATTTCATCGCCAACTTTTATTTTTAGTTCTTCTGTTCTACCACCTGCTAATTCAATAACTTGATCGATCGGTACGGTTGAATTATAAAGAGGACAAGGCTCAATTTCACAAGGAGGAGCTTTAGCTATATGTTTAATAACACCATCGGACACAAAAATCATATCAAGGGGGATGGAAACATTTTTCATCCAAAAACTGACAGTTTGAGGAGGGTTAAAAGGAAACAACATCCCACGATTAGGAAGTAAAGAATCACGATACATTAAGCCTATAGCCTGTTGTTGAGGCGTTTGGGCGATTTCCAACTCAATAACTTCTTGATTAATCAATAATTTAGCACCGATGGGCAAATTTTGACTCTGAATTGTATTATCAACGGGAGTAATTTTTGGAGATACATTTTCATCACTTCCAGAAACAGAAGAAGGTTGAAAACCACAACTAAGAAAAAGAAAACTAAGGGTAATAATTAAAGGAGAACTATATCTCATCATCGAAAAAAAAGTTGTTAGTGAACAGCATTAAAGATAACTTAAAACTGACCTTATTAACTTAAGAAATAATGAAGATTTAATAAATTCTGATGATATTATATTCTTTGAGATAGGATTAATGATTTAGTATTTTTTTTTATCTATTTATTCTATAAATTAAAAACATCTTCCTAAGATTAAATTAGTATTTCAATCTAAAATACTTGCACGTTATTGATATAACAAAAAACTTCTAGTCTTCTTTGAGCAAAGTTCATTCTTACAGTAATTTATAAAACGAAAGTTGCTAAATCATGTTTAAGTCCAAACTGATTAAACTAGCAATAAATTTTAAGTGTTGAAAAACTATTAGTAATAAACTTATTATTCGTTGTTGCCCATTACCTACCTTCATAAATAAACTTAGATAAGTCCAAGTTTACTTTTTATCTTCCATTTTCTTTGCTTATTGTCAATTGTCAATTGTCAATTATTAATTATTAATTAATAAATACCGGCGTTATAACGCTCATCACCCTCATTAAAAACTTCCGCCTCAGGAGTAGCGGTAAAATTATCAAGGTTAGCTTGTAATCTTTCTTTTTGAGTATCAGTTAACCCCGGAATAAGTAAAACATCTTCCACTTGTTCATAAGGTGCATTTTGGATGATAATACTCGCTAATTTGGGATAAAAACCTCTTAAATCACGAAAATCACGGATGTCACTGTTATTTACGTCAATTTTTTGACCAAATTCAGTACCTAATAAGTCATCAGCAACATTCCGACGAGTATTGTCGGCCGCCACTAAACGGGGAGTTCCCTGTAAAATAGTATTGAAATCTAATGCCTGAGCGGGTTGAGAAAAAGCAACAGAACACAAAAACAAGATAAAACTAAATACTGTTACAACACGATGCCATAATTTCATGAAAATGAAACCTCCAAAAAATAAGATAACTTTAATAATTATTTTATATGTGCTAATTTTACATGAATATAACCGAATAAATCATTACACTCCCGTAAAACTGTCTATTAGCAAAGACAAGTTTGTCAATTGATTTTATGCAAATCATGAGGATAGACAAAAAATAATTTTCGAGACAAAAGTCACAAAGATTATTATTTTTAGTTTGATCACTTTAAGGATGTATTTCTATCCACAAGGCTTATTGCTATTCGATTGTATCAGTCAAGTTGACTTTTTCATTCATCCAGAAGGTAAAGATTTGTAAAGATGTGTTCAAAAAAGTTTAATTGATAAAATAAATACAGAAAAATATGACACAATTATAAATGTTCATTAATTTAAGTCAAATTTAATTTTAAACCTATGGTCTTACAATTAGGGGATGCTGTTCCTAACTTTACTCAAGCCTCTAGTATGGGGGAAATTTCTTTTTATGATTGGGCGGGAGATAGCTGGGTTGTACTTTTTTCTCATCCGGCTGATTACACTCCTGTCTGTACCACTGAATTAGGTACTGTGGCTAGTTTACAATCAGAATTTCAGAAACGCAATGTCAAAACGATCGCTCTTAGTGTGGATGGGGTAGAATCTCATAAGGGTTGGATTAACGACATTAACGAAACTCAAAATACCACTGTTAATTATCCTATTCTTGCAGATGACGATCGTAAAGTTGCAGATTTATACGGTATGATTCATCCTAACTCCTTAAATAATCTCACCGTTAGAAGTGTATTTGTTATAGATCCTAATAAAAAATTACGTTTAAGTATTACTTATCCTGCGAGCACAGGACGCAACTTTGATGAAATTTTAAGAGTTATTGATTCTTTACAATTAACGGATTATTATCAAGTCGCAACTCCGGCTAACTGGCAAGATGGAGGAGATTGTGTTGTAGTGCCTTCTATTCCTACTGCTGAAGCAAAAGAGAAATTCCCCAAAGGGGTAACAGAAATTAAACCTTATTTGCGGATGACTCCTCAACCAAATAAATAAGCGGAAATTTAAGAATTGGTAAAAACATCAACGTATTCTGACAAATACAGAGTTTACACTGTAGTAAAATCAA from Geminocystis sp. NIES-3709 encodes the following:
- the psbU gene encoding photosystem II complex extrinsic protein PsbU, whose amino-acid sequence is MKLWHRVVTVFSFILFLCSVAFSQPAQALDFNTILQGTPRLVAADNTRRNVADDLLGTEFGQKIDVNNSDIRDFRDLRGFYPKLASIIIQNAPYEQVEDVLLIPGLTDTQKERLQANLDNFTATPEAEVFNEGDERYNAGIY
- a CDS encoding DUF192 domain-containing protein, whose translation is MMRYSSPLIITLSFLFLSCGFQPSSVSGSDENVSPKITPVDNTIQSQNLPIGAKLLINQEVIELEIAQTPQQQAIGLMYRDSLLPNRGMLFPFNPPQTVSFWMKNVSIPLDMIFVSDGVIKHIAKAPPCEIEPCPLYNSTVPIDQVIELAGGRTEELKIKVGDEINIEFLEKMKN
- a CDS encoding peroxiredoxin; protein product: MVLQLGDAVPNFTQASSMGEISFYDWAGDSWVVLFSHPADYTPVCTTELGTVASLQSEFQKRNVKTIALSVDGVESHKGWINDINETQNTTVNYPILADDDRKVADLYGMIHPNSLNNLTVRSVFVIDPNKKLRLSITYPASTGRNFDEILRVIDSLQLTDYYQVATPANWQDGGDCVVVPSIPTAEAKEKFPKGVTEIKPYLRMTPQPNK